In the Alphaproteobacteria bacterium genome, GCCGCGCTCGACGCCGCGTGGGACATGGTGAAGGGCTGGAGCGCAGAGGAGCGGCAGAAGCTGCGCGACGACGTGCCGACGCAGGCGCTCAACGCGACGATCCGCGGGCGCACCGTGCGCGAGCTTGCCGAGGATTGCCTCGCGCTCGCCGAGGCCGGACTGAAGCGGCGCGGGTTTCTTGACAGCGATAAGCGCGACGAGACGCGTTATCTGGAGCCGCTGCGGGAGATCGTCGCGCGCGGCGCAACCCCCGCGGAGGAGTTGCTCGCGAAGTATGCCGGCGCGTGGGGCGGCTCCGTCGAGCCGGTGTTCGGGGAATATGCGTATTGATGGCGAAGGGCACACCCGCGACCTTCGCGCTCGCCAAGGCCGGCATCTCATTCACGCTGCACGAATACGACTACGATCCGAACGCCGCGCGTATCGGCATGCAGGCTGCGGAAGCGCTCGGCGTGTCTCCGGCGCGGCTGCTCAAGACGCTGATGGCGAAGGCGGGGAACGCGATCGTCTGCGTACTGGTGCCGTCCGACGGGGAGGTGAGCCTGAAGAAGCTCGCCGCCGCGGCCGGCGCGAAGGATGCCGCGATGCTGAAGCCTGAGGAAGCCGAGCGCATCACCGGCTATCACGTCGGCGGCATCTCGCCGTTCGGCCAGAAGAAGCGCGTGCAGGTTTTCATCGCGCAATGCGCGCTCGCGCACGACACGATCATCGTCAATGGCGGCCGCCGCGGCCTGCAGGTCGAACTTAAGCCGGCGGATCTGGTGAAGGTGCTCGGCGCCACGGGCGCCGAGTTGACGGCGTGACTACTCCGCAGCCCTCGCCGCCTCGGACAGATTGTCCAGCGACGAGATGACGTGCTCGGCAAGCGCATCGGCGAGCGGATTGCGCTCGTGCGGATTGCGCACCAGCCCGATGCGGCATGAGGGCAGCTCGGGGAAGCCGTCGGCCGCCGAAAGCACCCGCATGCCGGGCCGCAATCCGGATTCCGGAAACACCGAGACGGCAAGGCCAGACAGCACCGCGGCGCCGATCGCCGCCGCATTGCCGCTCGAATAGAGCACGCGATAGGGCCGCCCGATCGCTTCGAGGCATTCAATCGAGGCGCGCCGCCACGCGCAGGTGGGCCGCCCAAGTGCGAGCGGCAGGCGCTCCTCCATATGCGTCGAATGCCGGTTCGAGGTTGCCCACAGCAATCGCTCCTGACGGAAGTTCTCCGCCGTCATCGAGCCGGTGCAGTTGGTGATGATCGCGAGATCGAGCTCGTTGCCTTTGATGCGCTCGAGCAGACACACGGTCTCCTCGCACAGCACGGTGAGCTCGATTGCCGGATAGGCGCGCGAGAAGCGCGCCATGATCTCGGGGAGGTAACGATCCGCATAATCGTCCGGCACGCCGAGCCGCACGCGGCCGGTGAGCTCGTCCGAGAACGCCGCGATGGTTTCCACGTTGAGCTTCACGATGCGGCGCGCGTAGTCGAGCAGCCGCTCGCCGTCCTCGGTGAGCTTCGAGGCGCGCCCGTCGCGCGCAAAGATCGAGCGGTCAAGCCGCTCCTCGAGCCGCTTCATCTGCATCGAAACGGCGGACTGGGTCTTGTGAACGATATCGGCGGCGCGGGTGAAGCTGCCGGTCTCGGCAATGGCAATGAAGGTGCGCAGTTGGTCGACGTCGAGCAGAGCGGTCATGACGGTTGGTCCCTAATCGGTGGCCGGAGGTGCCGATCCGGCCGGAAATCATCACCACGGCTGATTGGTTAGATTAAAAACATTCGTTTCACTTATCAATAGGGAAGGTGCATATACCCCGCGTCAGACAAGTCAGATGGGTGTTTCGGGTGGCTCCGCGAGAGGTCGGGGCGCACATCGGCCCCGCTTTGTCTGCGAAAACGAACGGAGATTGCCATGTCATTCTATTCCGATACCCAGACCCCTTCGCAGGTCGCGTGGCTGGTCCACGCTGTCGCCGGGACCGTCGGGAATGGCCTGCGCTCACTCCTCCAGACGATCAAAAATCGCCATGACGCGACGATTCTCGCCGGGATGGATGAGCACATGCTCGCCGACATCGGGCTGACCCGGGGGGATGTTCGCGATGCCTTTTCCGAGCCGGTCTGGCGCGATCCCACCGCAATTCTGGTGAGCCGCGCCCACGAGCGGCGCGTCAACCGCCGCCGGCCCAACAAGGGCCTCGTCGAGAAGTCGTTCGAGGCGCCGTCGATCATTCCGTCCGCCAAGGCACCGGCCCTGCCGACCGCCTGGCGCGCATACTGAGACGCCGCGTGATCCCGAAAAGCATGTCCTCGACCCCGATCGGGGATGGGTACCGGTTTTCGGACAAGATCACGCGCAGACAACTACTTGGAAAGGCCGATCCTCCCCCGTCGGCCTCCCGCTCCAGGCCTCCTCGTCCCCTCTGAGGCTTGGACTTGCGCCCGCCGGCCCCTCCGGCGGGCGCTTTTTCGTCTAGAGTCCGGAACGTCCGGCCCGGGCGGACGTTCGCGGTTTCGGGCGTCGGCGCACGACACGGGGGCGGTCTTGCTCACCATCTATCGAGACAGCGGCAAGGTGCAGAGCAGCCATGCGGGCGGACTTCCCGAAGATGTGATCTGGCTCGACCTCCTCAATGCCACCGAGCAGGAGAAGGCGTCCGTCGAAAGCCGCACCGGGCTGCGCGTTCCCTCGTTCGACGCGCTGAGCGAGATCGAATCCTCGAGCCGGCTGATCGTCGACCACGGCGTGATCTATCTTTCGACGCCGCTGGTCGCGCCCGGAGAGGCGGGGGACTATCAGCTCACACCGGCAGGATTCATTCTTTCGCAAAGCGTGCTTGTCACGGTGCGCTTCGCCGAACTGCCGAGCTTCAAGGCCGTCGCCGAAAATGTGAATGCGG is a window encoding:
- the ybaK gene encoding Cys-tRNA(Pro) deacylase, which encodes MAKGTPATFALAKAGISFTLHEYDYDPNAARIGMQAAEALGVSPARLLKTLMAKAGNAIVCVLVPSDGEVSLKKLAAAAGAKDAAMLKPEEAERITGYHVGGISPFGQKKRVQVFIAQCALAHDTIIVNGGRRGLQVELKPADLVKVLGATGAELTA
- a CDS encoding LysR substrate-binding domain-containing protein, coding for MTALLDVDQLRTFIAIAETGSFTRAADIVHKTQSAVSMQMKRLEERLDRSIFARDGRASKLTEDGERLLDYARRIVKLNVETIAAFSDELTGRVRLGVPDDYADRYLPEIMARFSRAYPAIELTVLCEETVCLLERIKGNELDLAIITNCTGSMTAENFRQERLLWATSNRHSTHMEERLPLALGRPTCAWRRASIECLEAIGRPYRVLYSSGNAAAIGAAVLSGLAVSVFPESGLRPGMRVLSAADGFPELPSCRIGLVRNPHERNPLADALAEHVISSLDNLSEAARAAE
- a CDS encoding DUF1127 domain-containing protein — its product is MSFYSDTQTPSQVAWLVHAVAGTVGNGLRSLLQTIKNRHDATILAGMDEHMLADIGLTRGDVRDAFSEPVWRDPTAILVSRAHERRVNRRRPNKGLVEKSFEAPSIIPSAKAPALPTAWRAY